Proteins from a genomic interval of Crassostrea angulata isolate pt1a10 chromosome 7, ASM2561291v2, whole genome shotgun sequence:
- the LOC128193195 gene encoding P2X purinoceptor 7-like — protein sequence MAANTSQHSDESSESLDLMMEAGSSSFEEMEDNVPLGTQPYLFEPEASSDEEINQQSSPESTDEDRLGNTDWCSCGNCPPMSTIEESVCCHEIPQVMTVLEEDPGKPCIIEHNGFEPVCLHPSSLRTAYYNYRQHYDNLPESNQRMRYIGYRQLARWCWGWLGKHVRVPLPACAVQKIRNTYPAEDGVYQGFNMA from the exons ATGGCGGCGAATACAAGTCAACACAGCGACGAAAGCAGCGAGAGTTTAGACCTTATGATGGAAGCCGGGTCGTCCAGTTTCGAAGAAATGGAAGACAATGTACCCCTAGGCACACAGCCTTATCTGTTTGAACCTGAGGCCAGCTCGGATGAAGAAATTAACCAGCAATCTTCCCCAGAGTCAACCGACGAAGACCGACTGGGAAACACCGATTG GTGCTCATGTGGTAACTGCCCTCCAATGTCAACCATTGAGGAGTCAGTGTGCTGTCATGAGATCCCTCAAGTCATGACAGTTTTGGAGGAGGATCCTGGAAAGCCATGCATCATAGAGCACAATGGCTTTGAACCTGTGTGTCTGCACCCTTCCAGTCTGCGTACGGCGTACTACAACTACAGACAGCATTATGACAACTTGCCAGAATCCAACCA gCGCATGCGGTACATCGGGTACAGACAGCTTGCCAGATGGTGTTGGGGATGGTTGGGGAAGCATGTTCGCGTACCACTTCCTGCCTGTGCTGTCCAAAAGATCCGCAACACATATCCGGCAGAAGACGGTGTATACCAGGGATTCAACATGGCTTAA
- the LOC128193193 gene encoding uncharacterized protein LOC128193193 produces MDLFGNCPSCAQPTYGEIQQIKGSFITITQDCGFCAFQRTWSSQPFIGSIPAGNFELSCALLFSGSLPSKATRMFQFLNMASISYRTFMYHQQCYLHPVVIEVWRDQQASYMQEAQNSGRHVHLGGDGRADTPGHCAKFGSYTLMDLEKNMVVDLQLIQSNEVHGSCNMEKEGLIRGINYFEQNGVPIGQIVTDRHLQVAKWLRENLPETTHNIDVWHVAKGLKKKLLALSKEKECEDLRDWIKSLVNHLYWVPSSTQEDEDDELKWEKWTSITNHIQNIHDGHGEQFQQCEHWDLDPTTRRKRWLRPGTKVMEKLELIVNSRQMKRDIPMLSPSFQTSSLEAYHSIINQFAPKMYKFSYFGMQSRLTLAALHYNENSEKAQAATREGNLQYSIVFPKQKKGEFTVKKVKTRSTYDYVAVLMDAAKSRARDTKMPHCDDVGEAPPPLCEQFLHPEKEDALDQMLTRYRRN; encoded by the exons ATGGACCTATTTGGAAATTGTCCATCATGTGCACAACCAACATATGGGGAAATTCAGCAGATAAAGGGATCATTCATCACTATCACCCAGGATTGTGGATTTTGCGCATTCCAGAGAACTTGGAGCAGTCAACCCTTCATTGGTAGCATTCCTGCTGGAAATTTTGAACTGTCGTGTGCATTGCTGTTCTCGGGATCTTTACCAAGCAAAGCAACCCGGATGTTCCAATTTCTGAACATGGCGTCCATTTCCTACAGAACATTCATGTATCACCAACAGTGTTATCTACATCCAGTAGTGATTGAGGTGTGGAGAGACCAGCAAGCATCGTACATGCAAGAAGCACAGAATTCAGGTCGACATGTTCATCTTGGTGGTGATGGAAGGGCAGACACACCTGGCCATTGTGCAAAATTCGGAAGTTACACCCTAATGGACCTTGAAAAGAACATGGTGGTGGATCTGCAGCTCATACAG AGTAATGAGGTTCATGGAAGTTGCAACATGGAGAAGGAAGGACTGATTAGAGGAATCAATTACTTTGAGCAGAATGGAGTTCCAATTGGCCAAATCGTCACTGACAGACATCTCCAGGTTGCCAAGTGGCTGCGGGAAAACTTGCCTGAGACAACTCACAATATTGATGTCTGGCACGTTGCCAAag GTTTGAAAAAGAAGCTCCTGGCTCTCAGTAAAGAAAAGGAGTGCGAGGACCTGAGGGACTGGATCAAGAGTTTAGTCAACCATTTGTACTGGGTGCCTTCCTCCACACAAGAAGATGAAGATGATGAGTTGAAATGGGAAAAGTGGACAAGCATAACAAACCACATCCAGAACATACATGATGGTCATGGGGAACAGTTTCAGCAGTGTGAACATTGGGATCTAGACCCAACTACTAGGCGAAAAAGATGGCTTAGACCAG gaaCAAAGGTGATGGAAAAGTTGGAACTTATAGTGAACAGCCGACAAATGAAGAGAGATATCCCAATGCTTTCACCATCATTTCAAACATCAAGTTTAGAAGCGTACCACTCCATCATAAACCAGTTCGCCCCAAAGATGTACAAGTTTTCATACTTTGGAATGCAGAGTCG CCTAACACTAGCAGCTCTTCATTATAATGAAAATTCGGAAAAGGCCCAGGCAGCCACCAGAGAAGGGAATCTGCAATACAGCATTGTGTTTCCCAAGCAAAAGAAGGGGGAATTCACCGTAAAGAAAGTCAAGACTCGGAGTACTTATg ATTATGTTGCTGTCCTCATGGACGCTGCAAAAAGCCGGGCCAGGGACACCAAGATGCCACACTGTGATGACGTTGGAGAGGCTCCACCACCACTTTGTGAACAGTTCTTACATCCAGAGAAAGAAGATGCATTAGATCAGATGCTCACACGTTACAGAAGGAATTAA